ATGAGGCGTCATTTTTAATAGCCGGAGCAGCTGTCATTGTTGTTGCGATTAGCGCTAGTTTCTTAATCTATGCCAAAAAGGATATTCACTCGGTCTAACAAGGAGAAGTGATGGTAAGATGAATATTTTTTTAAAAGAAATGAAGTCACATAGAAAATCGCTTCTATTTTGGAGTATCGGGATATTCCTAATGGTAGCGTCAGGGATGTTTAAATATGAAAGTCTTTCTTCTTCTGGACAGCCGATGGATGAAATGCTGGCAGGAATGCCCAAATCAATGCTTGCTGTATTAGGAATAGGAGAATTTGATATTTCATCAGCAACCGGATATTACGGGTTACTTTTTATCTATTTGTTATTAATGGCGACCATTCATGCGGCCATGCTTGGCGCAACGATCATTGCAAAAGAGGAGCGGGACAAAACAACGGAGTTTTTATTTGTTAAGCCCATATCAAGAAATCGCATTATTACCGCAAAATTGCTGGCAGCATTCTCAAATATCCTAAGCTTGAACTTGGTTACCTTTGTTTCGTCACTTGCATTGGTGGGAAAATACAGCAATGGTGAAGTGGTTACCGGGGATATTGCAATGACAATGGCGGGAATGTTTATTTTGCAGCTGTTATTCATGGTAATTGGCAGCTCCCTTGCAGCGGGTAAAAGGAAATCCAAATCGGCAGCTTCCTTAGCGACCGGAGTCCTTTTGCTTACGTATGTGATTTCGGTTGCCATTGACTTGAATGAAGACATAGAAGGCTTAAAATACATTACCCCGTTTAAATATTTCGAGGCGAAAAGTGTGATGTTCGGAGGCGGTTTTGAGCCCATCTTTGTCCTATTATCCG
This genomic stretch from Neobacillus niacini harbors:
- a CDS encoding ABC transporter permease subunit, yielding MNIFLKEMKSHRKSLLFWSIGIFLMVASGMFKYESLSSSGQPMDEMLAGMPKSMLAVLGIGEFDISSATGYYGLLFIYLLLMATIHAAMLGATIIAKEERDKTTEFLFVKPISRNRIITAKLLAAFSNILSLNLVTFVSSLALVGKYSNGEVVTGDIAMTMAGMFILQLLFMVIGSSLAAGKRKSKSAASLATGVLLLTYVISVAIDLNEDIEGLKYITPFKYFEAKSVMFGGGFEPIFVLLSGVLIATLTVATFIFYKKRDLNV